A window of Kangiella sp. TOML190 genomic DNA:
TACCTTTACACCATTGCCCACAGTCGTTTAGTGGATTTTTATCGAAAAAATGGTCGCTTAGGCGAATTTGCAATGGACGATCAGTATGCCGAGCTTGAGGCAACTAAGGATAGCCAACCAGAGCGTTTGTTGGATCTATCACAACTGGGTGAGCAATTATTGGCGGCGTTGGATCAATTGGCAGCGGCCCAGAAAGAAGTTTTTATTTTAAAATTTGAGGCGGGAATGACGGTTCCCGAAATAGCAGAATCTTTAGGTGACAACGCCGAAGCAGTTAAAAGCCGTTTGCGCTATGCGATAGCCAATTTAAAGGGGTTTTTTAAGGCAGAAGAGTTAAAAGTCGAGTCGAACTGAAGATTAGGCGGTTATATGTATGAGTAATCACGAAACTAATAGCGACAAAAACACTGAGCAAAACATTGAGCAGCAGCTTGAGGCAGCCTATCAGGCTCAATCGCAAGAGAAAACTTCGCTGGAGTTGGATCAAAATATTATGAAGATGGCGCAGGAACAACTACAAGTTGATGCTACGCCAACAAAAGGCTTCTGGGCGAGTTTATTTACCTCTAAAAAAATGAAGTATGGTTTTTCCACTGCGGCTGCACTTTTTATGACCGTTGGAATAGCCCGCTTTATGGTTTATTTAAGCCAAACGCCACAAAGCTCTTCGCAAGTAATGTCGCAAGCGGTGTCGGAAGACCTAGCGCAAAGCTCTGATCAGTATGCGGCTAAAATTTCTAGTGACATAGTCGCGGATTCGGTGACCTTTGAAAGTCCAGAAGTGTTAGTTGCCAAGGAGTCTGTTGCCAATGCCAGAACTCGAGAGTTAGCAGCCTTGAAAAAGCAAAAAAGGCCTGTTGCTGACTCGAGCAGCGATAAACCAACCAAACCAAGCTTCGTGGATAGTAGCAGTGATCAAGAGCCGCTAGCGATGGCAAAAACAAGCCCGCCGGTAGAGCTAGAAGCCGATGATAAAGCTATCCCTGCAGCTGCCGCGCCAGATAAAACTGAGTTAGCCGCTGCTCAAGTCGTGGCTGCTAAACAAGGTGCAGAGCATCAAACAGCAAGCGTAGCAGAAGTAGCCGTAGCAGAAGAAAATAGTCTGGTCATTACCGGAGCAAGAATTAAAGCCGATTCCGAAGCAGTGGGCGTTTTGGATGAAGCGGTGGCGGGATATCCTCTACCGGAAGTCTGGCTAGAAGAAATCGAAGCTTATTTAGAAGAGGGTGATCAATTAAAAGCGCTCGAAGAGTGGCAGCAATTAAAAAATACTTACCCAGAGTTTACAGCTCCTGCAAAAGTGCAAAAACAGCTCGAAGCGATCATTGAAATTGGACACAAAAACAACAAAAAATAAGAGTCAAAGGACGCTTTGCTACTGTTTTCTAAGGGATTTTTCTTTGCGTAATTGACGTTTTGGATCTAGCTTCTCACCCTCAACTCAAGTAAAATATCGCCCCTAAAATTGACTTAAATCAATGCGTTAAAAATTAATGGGGTACGGTTTCTCGATTGAGAAAATCTGATTTTTAGCACTTAAGTCTTTGATATTTTTATAATTTCCCATTTTTGGGGTTTCTATAACTAGTGGAGAGAAGCATGTCATTGTTCCGCAAAATCGCTGTGGCAGTTGCGGCCCTATCAGTCTTGGCACTGATGGGTTGTTCTGATCAAGCGTATAATATGCGTGAAGGGGTGACCGAGATCAGCAAAGAAGTTTACAGTCTGCATATGATTGTATTCTGGGTTTGCGTGGTGATCGGTGTATTCACTTTCGGCGCTATGTTCTACTCGATGTGGGCACACCGCAAGAGTAAAAATCCAAATCCAGCCAAATTTTCACACAGCACCACCGTTGAAATCATTTGGACCATTATTCCATTTATCATTCTTATCGCCTTGGCGGTTCCAGCCGTTGGTCTTTTGATCAAGATGGAAGATCCTTCGAATGCGGATATGGAAATTGTGGTTAAAGGCTGGCAGTGGAAATGGGAATACAAATATTTAGACGAAGATGACAATCCGCGTAATGATGTCAGTTTCTTCTCCAACCTAGATCAAGCTTCTCGCGACGCCAGTCTTAACTCTCCGAAATGGACATTCAGCGCGGAAAAAATTGAAGATCCGAACTATTTGTTAGAAGTCGATAATCCACTGGTGATCCCTGTCAATAAGAAAGTAAAATTCTTAGTGACAGCTGAAGATGTGATCCACTCTTTCTGGGTTCCTGATTTTTCGGTGAAAAAAGACGCCGTTCCTGGCATTATCAACGACGTTTGGGCCAATGTTCCTGAAACTGGCGTCTATCGCGGCGTTTGTGCTGAGCTTTGTGGTAAAGATCACGGCTATATGCCAATCGTGGTTAAAGTGGTTGAGCAAGCTGAGTTTGACGAATGGTACGCGGCTAAAGTCGCGGAAGCCGAAGCTGGCCCTGACTTAAGCGAACGCACCACCGCGCAGCTAATGGCTGAAGGTGAAGCAGCCTACAACAAATATTGCTCAGCTTGTCACATGCCGAACGGCCAAGGCAATGGTCCTTTCCCATCGCTGGTTGGCGCCGAGTCAATTAAAGGCGACATCACAAAGCACGTGGATATCGTCTTAAACGGTATTCCTGGTACGGCGATGCAGGCTTTTGCCGCGCAGCTTACGGAAGCGGAAATTGCGGCCATCGTGACTTATGAGCGGAACGCTTGGGGTAACGATATGGGCGATCAAGTCCAGCCTCAAGAAGTACATGACCAGAAAAATGGCGGGGGAGAATAATCATGGGTGACCATAAACCAACCGGCATTTCACGCTGGCTCTTTACAACTAACCACAAAGACATTGGTACTATGTACCTAGTCTTCTCGTTCATCATGTTCTTAATCGGTGGTGGCATGGCGATGGTCATTCGTGCCGAGCTATTCCAACCTGGTTTGCAATTTGTTGAACCTAATTTCTTCAACCAGATGACTACGCTGCATGGTCTTATCATGGTCTTTGGTGCCGTGATGCCTGCAACCGTTGGTCTTGCTAACTGGTTGATCCCAATGATGATTGGTGCGCCAGATATGGCCTTGCCAAGAATGAACAACTGGAGCTTCTGGATCTTGCCATTTGCTTTCTTCTTGTTGTTATCATCATTATTCATGGAAGGCGGCGCACCTAACTTCGGTTGGACTTTCTATGCGCCGTTATCGACCACTTACGCGCCGCCAAGCACCACCTTCTTTATTTTCGGTGTGCATATGATGGGTATTTCTTCCATCATGGGTGCGATTAACGTGATTGTGACTGTGTTTAATATGCGCGCTCCAGGCATGACTTTAATGAAGATGCCATTGTTCGTTTGGACTTGGTTAATCACCGCCTTCTTACTGGTGATGGTTATGCCTGTTCTGGCTGGCGCTGTGACCATGATGTTGACGGATATCCACTTCGGTACTTCATTCTTTGATACCGCAGGTGGTGGTGATCCGGTCTTGTTCCAGCACGTATTCTGGTTCTTCGGTCACCCTGAAGTGTACATCATGATCTTGCCAGCCTTTGGTATCGCCTCCGCGATTATCCCGACGTTCTCGCGCAAGAAACTGTTTGGTTATGCTTCAATGGTTTACGCTACCGGCTCGATTGC
This region includes:
- a CDS encoding sigma-70 family RNA polymerase sigma factor, with product MRPVLESFGVNRHHEETLVNPDDALDASLTNSKDGQSPPAAKAEFSDEALMAAYASGNLQAFEALYLRHKDPLLRYFIRQVSPRETAEELFQETWQSLIKNAKSYKSSAKFTTYLYTIAHSRLVDFYRKNGRLGEFAMDDQYAELEATKDSQPERLLDLSQLGEQLLAALDQLAAAQKEVFILKFEAGMTVPEIAESLGDNAEAVKSRLRYAIANLKGFFKAEELKVESN
- the coxB gene encoding cytochrome c oxidase subunit II, with translation MSLFRKIAVAVAALSVLALMGCSDQAYNMREGVTEISKEVYSLHMIVFWVCVVIGVFTFGAMFYSMWAHRKSKNPNPAKFSHSTTVEIIWTIIPFIILIALAVPAVGLLIKMEDPSNADMEIVVKGWQWKWEYKYLDEDDNPRNDVSFFSNLDQASRDASLNSPKWTFSAEKIEDPNYLLEVDNPLVIPVNKKVKFLVTAEDVIHSFWVPDFSVKKDAVPGIINDVWANVPETGVYRGVCAELCGKDHGYMPIVVKVVEQAEFDEWYAAKVAEAEAGPDLSERTTAQLMAEGEAAYNKYCSACHMPNGQGNGPFPSLVGAESIKGDITKHVDIVLNGIPGTAMQAFAAQLTEAEIAAIVTYERNAWGNDMGDQVQPQEVHDQKNGGGE
- the ctaD gene encoding cytochrome c oxidase subunit I, whose translation is MGDHKPTGISRWLFTTNHKDIGTMYLVFSFIMFLIGGGMAMVIRAELFQPGLQFVEPNFFNQMTTLHGLIMVFGAVMPATVGLANWLIPMMIGAPDMALPRMNNWSFWILPFAFFLLLSSLFMEGGAPNFGWTFYAPLSTTYAPPSTTFFIFGVHMMGISSIMGAINVIVTVFNMRAPGMTLMKMPLFVWTWLITAFLLVMVMPVLAGAVTMMLTDIHFGTSFFDTAGGGDPVLFQHVFWFFGHPEVYIMILPAFGIASAIIPTFSRKKLFGYASMVYATGSIAFLSFIVWAHHMFTVGMPVKAELFFMIATMLIAVPTGVKVFNWIATMWRGSITYETPMLYALAFVILFTIGGFSGVMLAITPVDWQYHDTYFVVAHFHYVLFPGAIFGTMAAVYYWLPKWTGRMYDEKLAKIHFWLSIIFVNLTFFPMHFSGLAGMQRRVPDYSIMYSDFNMWSSIGAFGLGLMQLLFAWILIKVCILKKGDQATGQVWEGAEGLEFTHLPSPAPYHSFSTPPKVD